The genome window CTACAAGACATAATTCaagttgcaaaaacaaaatatatggaGCATGTGTACTGATGACTGAAATGTCTCTTTACTTTTGAGGCCAATAAGTGAGTCCGACTGAATGAAGCCACTCCTCCGGTATGTATGCCCACACGCAATAGAGAACTATAGGGGGAATCAGGATAAATACACCATGACACAAAGAACATCAACACAAGTGATCAACTCAAATGTGAGACAAACTTACAGAAAGCAAACTGTGAGCCGAGGAATACAACAAAGCCATAGATGGCCCTCTCAGGCACGGGAGAGGGGCTGCTTTCCATCATGATctgaaacacattaaaaatcaCAAGGGGTATGTCGATTAATTGCAATACTAAGGATTTAATTTAAAAGCATGATTTCGATTCGTCTTTACAGAAACGGCACAGATCGATGACTCATAACTTGACACACTAAACTGTACAAGccattttagaaaaacaaacaaacaaacaaacaaacaaacagacattTACTACGCAATTCTACCAAGTTgggaaaaatgtaaacacacattttacatATCTGTCACTTTGTTTTGGGGAATGTTGCACTGGTCAAATGTGTCCGTGTGATACTGGGCGCGGCTGGAAACGTAGAAGAAACTGTTCCTCAATTAAATgttcaattatatttttattcttgtgtATGgctgtgaaaataaacaagaataaatctaattattttttttatacaaatacCTTTTAGTAGCTATTATCCGCTGTCCACCGCTGGAGGCGTGTTTGTCTTAGTAAAGCTCAAACGTGTGTTTCTGGTATACATATTTGAGTGTTACACCATGCGGAACTGGCTTTTCTGCGTGGTTCCGGTGCATTGGATAGAGGAAAGTTTGCACATTGGCGTTTGTGCACGCACATGACACGACTTTTTAAACAACATTTTCGCTTTTGACGTATTTATGGGATAGTTTTGCACGACGGAATCAGTTTTACAAGCGTGTCCTAGAAAAATACGCATGACGCAAAGACGACCGTCGCCGCGTGGATGAGAATTTCTCACCAAATCTGTGAGTAAGAAGCGTTCAAATGAAAGTGGTCGTAATGTCTGAGATAAAAgcgaagaaaaagaagcaggTATCCTCCGAAGTTGGAAAAGACAATtctgtgaaaaagaaaaggaaatacAGGATACGAatgaagttgaaaaaaaaggcctgCGTCCAAGACTTGGCCTCAAGTCAGCCCACAATTCCTCCAAAAGATCCCAAACACTTTTCTGCCAACTGGAAAGCATTACAAGAGGTAAGCCTTGTTGAGTACGTGCCTTAAATgtgtaaatattgttttgtcaGTGGTGACCGTGCTTTGCATGAGTGAAAAATAGTTTATGTGAATGGTAAATGAACAGTTTGTTGTCATATTCAACCCTCTCACTGCTGTTCACAGATGCTAAAGTCCAGCGAGACGACGACAGTTGCTCCAAAGGTTTCGCAGCAACAACCTAATGGCCCTCTGCAAGTAAAGAAAGACAAACCATCCAAAAATGCACATCAGAACAATACCTCCAATGCAAAGACTTTTTCAGCACCAAAagccaaacacaaaaaggctAAAAGTCCCGTTGTGTCGGACTCACAACAgacaaccaaaagaaaaaaaaagccggaAGCAAGCGCCCAGCAAGCGGCCAAGAAGCAGAAAGTCGAGCTAAAGGAGTCCAAACCTACAGAGTGCGTATACAGCAATGCGTCATATTTGATCAACAttaaatgcaaacattttatgcttttttttttgctcctgcAGGGAGGACATTTGGTTTGACGACGTGGATCCCGATGACATTGAGGCAACGGTGGGGGCCGAGGCGGCTGACATCATGAGGAAGAAGCAGGGCATTTACAAAAGTGAGCCAGAGAGCACACTGGTCAAGGAGAAAGCCTTTGAGGGGTGAGTGGCCATTCATTCATACATACACAGTGTTAGCTTCAGTGCCCACCCTCATGTTCCCCCCCTCCATCTTCAGTCTCACCAGAGCTGTCGCCATCGACTGCGAGATGGTGGGCGTGGGTCCCGACGGGGAGGACAGCATCTTGGCACGCGTGTCCCTCGTCAACCACTTTGGGAAGTGCGTCTATGACAAGTTCGTGAAGCCCAGCGAGAAGGTGACAGACTACCGCACGGCCGTCAGCGGCATCCGACCGGAGGACATCAAGAACGGTACGTCAGCGAATGTCCCATTTActcaatatttcaaaatttttGACCAAATATTTGTCTCCCAATTTCAGGTGAGAATGTAACGACTGTGCGGAAGGAAGTTGCTGAAATCCTACAGGGAAGAATAGTGGTTGGCCACGCTATACACAATGACTTCAAGGTATCCATGAAATGAAGTGCGGAGTAGACAAAATCAATTCTGTGTTTTCATGctatcttgtcttttctttaAGATTTTGCTACTGgatcaccccaaaaaaaaaatcagagacACTCAGAAGTATAAACCCTTCAAGAAAATCGCCAAGGTAACAACAGTTGCACAGCCATGCTGTATAAAACAGAATCTTGTTGTCATTGTTAGATAgaatgttgaatttttttccccccctctcctTCCCTTTTAGACAAATCGACCTGCGCTTAGAGTGCTTTGTAAAGAAATTCTCAACGTCAAGATCCAACAAGGCGAACATTCCTCGGTAAGTCATCGATTTCTCCTTTAAGGCACCTAATTGTGCGAATTCGATTGtgtgatcatttttattttttgcacatttcgAAATATTCACCTCAATTCCGTATTTGCCGTGTAACGCGTCGTTTGAAATGTTGCAGGTCCATGACGCGCAGGCTACCATGAGGCTGTACACGCTTGTCAAAAAAGACTGGGAGGCCCagatcaaaaacaaaacagaggaGAAACCAGACAAGCGAAAGCCCAAAACCCCCAAGAATGCAAACAAGCGTCCTGTAACAGCACGTTTGTCCTTTTAATGTGAGACGCTCACttgttatttcagaaaaatctCAATTTTGTCTTGGATCCTAAAAGTGACtgagatttgtttttgagGTGACAAAgggttttaaaaaatcatcaaacGAATGTTGAGTAGAGAATACGCCAAACAaaagaagtgtttttttttattatgaagcTATTTTTCTATGAATGCttatacaaatacatttttgtttatggTTGTGGATTTGTGAAAGGTTTTCTCTCAGTTGTGCGTCCAAATTGGTTTGTTCTGTTGATTTCCTGGTTGCCTTGAGCTatagtataaaaaaaagtcttagcAAGACTTAAATTCAAAAACACCACTTTAAACACTGTATGCTGACATTTTGCAACCAACAAAGAAGAGCCCAGAAAATGAAGACAACAGTGGAGGACATCCAGCATTTTGTGTTCCGTTGCTTGTTGAGAAGATGAAGACAAGTTTCATTGACCAATTTTCTGCTGACTTCCTGTTGAACCAATCAACAAACCACAAGATTTctagttttgttgttttggtacTGTGCCACAAATaaagatggcaaaaaaaagcGGTACGTacaatttcaatttgtttaGCTTTTTTATGGATGAAAGcaaaattcagtttttttccccagtcaAGAAGGCAAGCATATTTTCCCATCCAGCACTGGAATTAATTCATTTGTGGCAGTCTTCACTGTGATTTATGCACCAGCATGATTTAGTACGTTAAAGCAGATGAAAAATTGTCCATCCTCAAAGTAACCGACTTGGAACTCGGATGCTGCCAAGGCTTTTCTAAAGCCTCCAGAAAATACATCAACTCTGCTGACAAAggcatttttgtttgcatttatgTCCATTTCCATTTGAGCTGGCAGTGTTGGGACCACCTTGTCATGCTTGTCATGCGTTTTTTATCCTCTGAGGAAATTACATCTATGTTTTCTCCCCCTCAAGCAGACAGACTTGACATGCACAAGCCAATGTTAGCCACTAGATAACATTAGCAAGGGAGACATactttataatatatatttttttagtctCAGTCTGGCAGGTATTGaacaattcttcaaaaaagcCTTGATTATCTCGATTGCACTGCCCTCTCGTGGCTAAAACAAGTAGTTGCAGTAAATTAATCATGATCTGCAAACTGAATTCTTTATATTGTCTTcaattgtggtttttttttttttaactaataCACAATATTATATTTCAACAttccttgttaaaaaaaacagaatccCCCTAGGCTGGAACAAATTAAAGACATTTCAATTCAATGTTGAACTTTACTACTAACAATAGTGTCAAAGCTGTGGTGCTTGACCACCCAAAGTGTGTTCCGGTCAGTTGCTAGGCTGCTCATTTGCGGTCCTTTATGCATGAGCTGCTCTGTGCAGCCGCCTGTCTGTTGACTGATGCTGGCGCTTAAGTAAGAAGCCAGTTGAGCATTCAGTATTTATGCAGCTTGATGAACAAATGCAGTCAGCTTCTTAACTCACAGTGCTACGGTTGCCTCCCTAAGTGCTAGTGAATGTGGCTCCTGTGAATGCTGTGGCCTTAAAAAGTCCCCCGTGCAAGTTTTACATGAGTCCATTAAATTTGTTTGGGGCACTTGTGTGTCATTATCTTAAAATAACCAAATCACGTCACTATTAATGATGCCACGTAACTGAAAAGGCCTTCATCACCTAAAGCGTGACCTCATTTTACTTGCTCCGTTTTATTCCGCATAACTTCAGcaaacttttttggggggggcctAATGAGCTTCTGTTGTAGACTTGACATGTACAAGGAAGGTTTTTAAACGGCCTCATTTAACAATAACACAGGCAGCTTGATAGTCAGCACACAACTCGGGTCATCTTGTCGTCTTTCCTCAGCTCGTTTCTCGGCGTACGCTTGCGGCCGCACCCACCACAGATACGAAGCTAGCCCTTTTCGTTCTTATACAATCACTGTAATTTTCATGAGATTATATGAAGCACTCACTCTTGGCATTTCCTGTCAATAAGTGCATTAGCAGTCCTGCTGACTGTCGGACATATGCAATGCTGAGTCTGTATATCAAATCAGTCGTTCcagttgaaatgaattgaaatgacaTTAATCTGTTCCGGCATCACGTTTTTATTAAAGACAAATTATAAAAGCTTGATATGAGAGCATGTTAAGAAATAAATTAGTTGAATAATTACTGTATGTTATGATATTTTGGAAGTTACAACTGGGTACCTTTAAGCAGGTGTGACCCAGTTAGTGACATCAAAAATATGACCATAGGGTGGCCTCAAAACtgcatttgtatttatttatgaatagatctaaatgtaataataatagctTTATGTAGCACAATTAAGAGGAGCTGGATATTCCATGACAGTTTCTGCAAGCCCAATGTAACAGGTAAAAGCACAAAGCTGCTTTTGAGACAAAAAATAGTAAGGAAATATTTTAGCAGACAACCAAACGTGTTTTTGCCCAAATTTGAGAAATTT of Syngnathus acus chromosome 19, fSynAcu1.2, whole genome shotgun sequence contains these proteins:
- the rexo4 gene encoding RNA exonuclease 4, yielding MKVVVMSEIKAKKKKQVSSEVGKDNSVKKKRKYRIRMKLKKKACVQDLASSQPTIPPKDPKHFSANWKALQEMLKSSETTTVAPKVSQQQPNGPLQVKKDKPSKNAHQNNTSNAKTFSAPKAKHKKAKSPVVSDSQQTTKRKKKPEASAQQAAKKQKVELKESKPTEEDIWFDDVDPDDIEATVGAEAADIMRKKQGIYKSEPESTLVKEKAFEGLTRAVAIDCEMVGVGPDGEDSILARVSLVNHFGKCVYDKFVKPSEKVTDYRTAVSGIRPEDIKNGENVTTVRKEVAEILQGRIVVGHAIHNDFKILLLDHPKKKIRDTQKYKPFKKIAKTNRPALRVLCKEILNVKIQQGEHSSVHDAQATMRLYTLVKKDWEAQIKNKTEEKPDKRKPKTPKNANKRPVTARLSF